DNA from Deltaproteobacteria bacterium:
CGAACACGTGGTCTGGTTCTTCGGCACCACGTTGGGGTCGCACCTGGTGTGGCCCGCCCGCTGGCTGTGGCGCATTCCCTGGTACTACGCCCGCTACACCACCGAGGTCGACTATGACGCGGCTGCCCGCCGCTATCGCCGGTTCATCTACCGCGTCCGCTCGCGCTGGGCCGACGCCCACGTCGACATCGAGGACACGGGACAGCCGCTGTCGTCCCCGCTTCCCGGCTTTCGCGACCTCGAACACACCCTGCTGATCCTCACCCACCCGGTGGAGGGCTTCTTCTATCGGCTCGACCGCACCGTCGGGACCTATTCCGTGTCCCATCCCGTGATGTCGCCGACCCTCGGCGCTCCTCGCCGCCTGCACTTCGCGCTCCTCGAACGCCACGGCGTCCTGTCGCCCGACGAGATGCAGACGCCGCACTCCATCCTGCTCACCCCCCGCATCTCGTTCCACATCCACATGCCTCCGCGCCGCTGCCGCGACTGACTCGGCCGGAGTCGGGCCCGTTCCGCCGCCGCTTCCGTCGCCACCCCGGTTTGCGGCACGCCGGCGCGGGTTTGCGGCACGCCGGCGCGCGTCTGTTCGCGCGGGGCGGCCCGGACGCAGAGGCACGGACTGGCCCGCGCGGAGTGCGGGCGTCGTTTGCGCCGCGCCGATCGCGTCTGCCGGGTCGATCGCCGGTGCGGTGCGGCGGGCGCCGCAGGGTACGCCTACAGAC
Protein-coding regions in this window:
- a CDS encoding DUF2071 domain-containing protein; amino-acid sequence: MRDAAECLERRLAPRPVRWLDIASDLEHFALITYAVPPERLRPHIAERFDLPTFDIDGRPRALLSVVPFVDTAFHFIRLAPFARFRFGQTNYRVYVVDRRTGEHVVWFFGTTLGSHLVWPARWLWRIPWYYARYTTEVDYDAAARRYRRFIYRVRSRWADAHVDIEDTGQPLSSPLPGFRDLEHTLLILTHPVEGFFYRLDRTVGTYSVSHPVMSPTLGAPRRLHFALLERHGVLSPDEMQTPHSILLTPRISFHIHMPPRRCRD